The Eleutherodactylus coqui strain aEleCoq1 chromosome 10, aEleCoq1.hap1, whole genome shotgun sequence genome contains the following window.
CAAAGATAAGTGTAACAAACTGGTTATATAGGATACAGCAGTGACCCAAAACCCTGGGATGGTACGTATGATGGCATTGCGTTTCTGGATGTGTGGTTTTCGGAGCTGTCCGTATCTCCGTTTCAGCTGCAGCAGAGCCCGATCAGCCCGTTCATTCACCGACCTCAGTTCTTGCTGTACTGACTCCAGGGCCTGTAGGGAGCGATCAGTACTAGTAGCTTGGGTACCAACAGACACAATGCAGCACTCGTCCCCCTCACTGCATGGATGGTCCCCTGTCTCTGAATCTGAGGAAAGGGGTGACAGAACAGCAGGCTCTTCTGCGTCTGCTATCTCCAGGCTTGGCTGGGCACATCTTCTACGTTGATCGTCCGAATCTCCATTCCCTGCTTCATCTCTTCTTAAGGTGTCTTGCTTTGATGGAGTGGTGTTCTTCTCTCCGGTTTCACCACCTTCAGGGATGTGGGGTGTTCCTGTTGCACTTTCCCCAGTATCTCCCCTCTCGGGTGTACACACAGGTAATCTTACGTGGGGATCTTCTACTGCCCCGTTTTCTGGAGTGTGTGGAATAACATTTCCTGGATGCTCCTTATCTTCTGCATTCTCTCTCCAGTTGGTCATCTCCCATAAAGTCTGAGCAGCCTCGGCTTCCTGACTATCTGGCAGATCGAGAACTCCATTGTTCTTTTCCTCAGTCTCCAAAACTCTCCTTTGTTTAGCAGGTGGAGGGGAGCACTCGTCTTTCTTCTCTGGACAACTCATGGTGCACGAACTTCAAAGCTGGGATAGTTTTTCACAAATGCTCCGCATGGCCCATCATCTGACAAACCGAACATATGGCAATAGTTAACACCAAGAGACTAACATGTTTTACAGCTAAGTGTCATATTATTTACTTACATCCTAGATAAGAGATACATATGCTGCAAGTCTAAAGTGTAATATGGCCTCTACAAGCAATGCAGGAACTGCAATTGGAATTTGCGGCATACGGAGATACAGAAGCACCTTGTAGAAGTCGACGGGTGACTTAATGacactctgtcaccatctttttgcagccctcgcTGAGAGcgccataaggtagtgcctgtcacactgattacagcgatgtctgctgtgtagatctgtgcagtagttttggagaaacttgcgtTTAATTAGtatcagccagacacagaactagcccTGCATATTcaggagctgcaggctagccataTCCACCCCACCAATGATAGGCAAATCACTCCCTATACACACTAATAGGCAGATAGCAGTCCATCATTGGCTGGGGAGTGGAGTGGGttgagctagcctgcagctcataaatatccaggactacttttggcaggagagagggagagagagatctcccctccgttcctccctgctctcccccgcagcggcacccgaatctttcgggacgagtagggagatactcggctaaggcacattactcgagcgagtagtgccttagcgagtatactcgctcatccctagactgttgctatataaataaagattgttattatttACAACCTAGCTATACTGATGTATGAAATCAGAGACCTACAGAGGTACATTACAAGGCTCACGTACCTCTATGAGAGCCCTATTATAGCTGCGCTTTGCACGACTGTGTGTGGGAGTCCTTACAATATAAACCTGGGATGAAGCGCTGCAGCCACGATGTCAACATGCAGGTCGGCTCGGTTTTCAGATTGATTGCAGCTAGATTTATTAATGGATAaacaattttgcagcaaaacggcaATTATCAcacaaccattaaccccttcctgccataCATTTATAGAGTATCATTGTTTAGACTGGGCTAAGGAACTTCGCCTCCTCTGTACACAGCAGCTGACACCTGGTCGCTACTGTTGGGATTAGAGATAACGCCAATCACTTCagttaaagggttgtcccactgtTTACCATTGATAACCCATCATTAGGTAaggtcatcaataacagattGGAGAGGATCTGCCAATGGGGATCCCTGGGGCCGGTCACTGTCAGTACAGAGCGGTCTTTGTTGCTTGCAGCAGACAACTCTATATAGTGGCTCCGGCTGGTATTGCATTCCcagttccattgactttaatgggaatcagCATGCAATACCAGCTGTGGCCACTGCAcactgtacagagctgtctgcttctggcaacaAAGATAGCTCTGTACTGACAATGACCAGCTCTGAGGATCAGCTGATTAGCGGGGGACTCCTGAGCGGCGGATTCCTACCAATCTGCTGTTGaccacccatcctgaggataggttaatAATAGTAAATAGTAGGACAAACACTTTAAGCTTTTATATGCCACTGACGTTTAACAGGTCCAACAGAGGGAGCTTCCTCCGTCACCCGAATGGTACACCCAAGATGAGACTGCAGTTTACTGCTCAGCTACCATGGAattttaatgtatttatagtgTAGTTATAGTGGattgtatttatatttttttgaaCTATTGCACAGGTGATCAGACGATCGTCAGTTCAAGACCCcagtggggactaaaaaataaaagataaataaaagaataaataagatcaataaagtttcttcaattattagtaaatttaaaataaaaactaaaaaaaaaaaattataaaaacctGTTTCCAAGTCCTCACATGAAAAAAAGAATTTGCTTCACCTTGCGTGTAAAAATCCAAT
Protein-coding sequences here:
- the LOC136580240 gene encoding protein SET-like, with product MSCPEKKDECSPPPAKQRRVLETEEKNNGVLDLPDSQEAEAAQTLWEMTNWRENAEDKEHPGNVIPHTPENGAVEDPHVRLPVCTPERGDTGESATGTPHIPEGGETGEKNTTPSKQDTLRRDEAGNGDSDDQRRRCAQPSLEIADAEEPAVLSPLSSDSETGDHPCSEGDECCIVSVGTQATSTDRSLQALESVQQELRSVNERADRALLQLKRRYGQLRKPHIQKRNAIIRTIPGFWVTAFLNHPQLSAMIDDRDEDTLSYMNNLQVEDFTHLKSSCKIKFYFNSNPYFKNDVIIKEFQYGSSGRLTSHSTPIQWWRGQNPSYSGKNSSTPSFFSWFSEHSFPAADRIATIIKEDLWPNPLQYYLIGEGESDDHPAEDSDPDNTDDCVVIVDDDDDDEEEDGGEENEEDDDDENDVHEISDNTEKHTEGTDNDDDDDDEEDLEEESVPEEMVESTVVDESDNIVLDADDSENSSEEGGDSE